From the Methanosarcinales archaeon genome, the window AGATAACCTTAAATTTATTTAGGTTCTAATTAACGTTGGGTGATAATTTGAAAGTATTTAAGTGTAAAATTTGTCAGGAAGGTTATTTGGGGGACGAAGCACCAACACACTGTCCATTTTGCGGTGCACACCGGCCATATATAATCGATCCCAGGGATTTTGATATGCCGGAATATGCATTGACAGATGTGTCTCGTAAGAACCTGGAAGAGGCATTGAAACTGGAAGTGGGTAATGCAGAATTCTATTTCTGTGCTGCTGCCAACGCAGATAACGTGGCTGATGGTACCATGTTTAAGAGACTTGGTAAAATTGAGTCCGAGCACGCATCAACCATTGCCAAAGAATTGAAAGTTTCCGTCCCTGATATCAGCAGGGATAAGGACATGTGCAGTGATAAAAATCTGGACAATCTTTCAGAATCCCACCAGCGGGAAGCCAATGCAATAAGCCATTATACCCAGTTCTTAAGTAAAGCTACAGAAGATCGGATAAAGGAAATATTCACCGCCATAATAGAGATCGAGAAGGATCATCTGAGCCTTACAGAAGGCAGATTTTAAAGTTTGAGTTGGGATATTCTCCCAACTCCAAATTTCTATTTTTTTCTTCTTATAAAGTACACAGCCATCAACAGACCAGATATTGCAATTACTGATACAAAACCTGGCACACTTGAATCAGGTTCAGCTGGCATTTTAGTTTCTGTTTGCTCTGCTTCAGCTTCTTCGACCACAATCTCGATAACATGCTCTGAGAATTCAGGAACATTGATCATGATCTGTGCTCTACTTCTTGATTCCTGGGAAATAAAACAGGCGAAATGTGTTGCAATACTAACCTGCTCAGGATTATCTATGCAATTGATAGAAACATTATCATAATAGATATGTAATCTTTCCCTTTCCTGCAATTGTAAAGAAGTATTATCCAGATTAAAGCTCAGTATTTTCCCGGTTGGGTCTGTCGAATTCAACCTTAATCGTATCCTTTCAGTGTTCATTACTTCGCTTTGCATCCTCAGGTGTTTTGAGTAATTTACCATATTCATTGAACCGTTCATACCAAGGTAAACTTCAGCACCGACGCGGTTTTTAGCAATCTCCTGAACAATCAACCTGTTCATTTGACTCAACCTGGGCATATTTACTGGCAATGCCCTCACTACCATTAAACTATTTTCAGGCACATCAACACTCACGATGTCGTCACTTTTGTCAACTTCAAAAGAACCTTCATCAGGATATACAATATATACCTCAACTTCATTAGATACAATTTTTACCGTATTATCCTCTTCAGTAGCAGTCACCCCATCAGCCAGGTCAAAGTTGACAGTGTAAGCATCAGAACTTATAAAATTTATCACAGCAGCCGGGTTATCATGTACCTGCATGATGACTTTTCCATCAGAATCAATTATCGCTGTCATTGAGCCCCAGACCTGGGTTTCACCAAAAACTAATCCATCAACTGTAATTGAATCAAAAATAGTATTTTCTGCAATTCCATAATTTGAAATTTCTCCAGTTGAATCATTTATAGTAAATGTGACATAGTTTCCGAACATGTGTGCACCACTGTTCATGAATCCCATTCCCTGCATACCTGCTTCATGGCGGAAATCCCGGCCCTGCTGCATCATGTCAGATGCATCTATGGGTCCCATTCCAACCCCCATATTAGCTTTAGGATTACTATTTAATGCTACAACATTACTGGCAATTAACATCATCACCAGTAGCGTTAGAAATATTCCACCAACGTATCTATAGTTCATACTATCACTCCTCTTTAATATTATTTTAAAAAATTGACATATTAGTTTATAACAATTGCGTTGCTGTATCCGTTAGGCTTATAGGTAACAAAGTATATTCAGATAGTCGCAGCCCGGTAGTGTAGTGGTCAATCATGGGGGACCCTGGATCCCCCGACTTCGGTTCGAATCCGTACCGGGCTACTATTCACGTTCGATTAAAATATTTTAAATGATTGGATTCTTTGCGTCCTGTGTGGTTTTTAAAAGAAAAATTCAAACTGCCCAGCTGTGGCTGACCATCTGGCAAATTTGACTGATCAGAGGATGCTCCCAGTATTGCCGATGCACGAATGTGAATTCTGCATCCGGATTTAACTGGATCAACTTCTTAGTATTTTCAAGGGCGGATGTAAGTGATTCATAATCCGGGATGTTGATTACTTCAGCATTTAAGGGATGGGTTTCCTTTAGTTCCAATGGGTAAGCACCAAAAGGTGGTTTGAAGTGCAGCACATGGTCATATTCAGCTTCACCAGATATCTTTCCACCTGGCCTTATAAGTACAGTCCCTTCCAGTTTCAAATGTTCTAGACGCTTGTTCCAACGGAGCACCTCAGGTCTGTTTACTGATTGGGGACCGCAGTAGAAGTAT encodes:
- a CDS encoding ferritin, whose amino-acid sequence is MGDNLKVFKCKICQEGYLGDEAPTHCPFCGAHRPYIIDPRDFDMPEYALTDVSRKNLEEALKLEVGNAEFYFCAAANADNVADGTMFKRLGKIESEHASTIAKELKVSVPDISRDKDMCSDKNLDNLSESHQREANAISHYTQFLSKATEDRIKEIFTAIIEIEKDHLSLTEGRF